The Synechocystis sp. PCC 6714 genome includes the window AGAGTTTCTCCCGGAGTACCCTTTACGGTGGTGGGTAAAATTGGCGTAACACTCTAATTAATCATCAATCTTAAATGCTGTGTTAAAGGCCCCAATAATGGGTGCTAGGAGTCTATTTCTAAAAAAATTAGCTTTGATTTGATGAAGGAGTGAATTTAAGCCAGAGTTAAACATTGTCTGCTAAAGGGTTGCAAAGTCCGTGATTTTCTTTCAAGAACACTAGAAAACTAATCTAAAATTGGAATGGACAAAATTTTGTCCCCATTCCCCACTGCCACCACCCATGACTGTCTGCAAAAATCCCCTTTGGCTCTACGACACCACTCTCCGAGATGGAGCCCAGCGGGAAGGCATTTCTTTATCGTTGACTGATAAATTAACCATTGCCCGCCGCCTGGACCAATTGGGCATTCCTTTCATTGAAGGGGGTTGGCCGGGGGCGAATCCTAAGGATGTGCAATTTTTTTGGCAGTTACAGGAAGAGCCTTTGGAACAGGCTGAAATTGTGGCTTTTTGCTCCACCCGTCGGCCCCACAAAGCAGTGGAAACAGACAAAATGCTCCAGGCCATTCTCTCGGCTGGAACCCGATGGGTAACCATTTTTGGCAAGTCCTGGGATCTCCATGTGCTGGAGGGACTGCAAACTAGCTTAGCGGAAAATTTGGCCATGATTAGTGACACGATCGCCTATCTACGGAGTCAGGGGCGGCGGGTAATTTACGATGCCGAGCACTGGTTTGATGGCTACCAAGCTAACCCCGATTATGCACTGGCTACCTTAGCCACCGCCCAACAGGCCGGGGCCGAATGGTTAGTGATGTGCGATACCAACGGGGGTACTTTGCCGAGGCAAATTAGTGAAATTACCACCAAGGTTAGGCAAGGTTTGGGGCTAGACGCTCAATGCGACCACCAACCCCGGCTGGGCATCCATGCCCACAATGACAGTGGCACCGCTGTGGCCAATTCTCTGATGGCGGTGGAAGCGGGGGCCACCATGGTCCAGGGCACGATCAACGGCTATGGAGAGCGTTGCGGCAATGCTAACTTGTGTACTTTGATTCCCAATTTGCAACTCAAGCTTCATTTCGATTGTATCGAACCCAAAAAGCTTGTTAATCTCACCAGCACTAGTCGGTTAATCAGCGAAATTGTTAACCTAGCTCCCGATGACCATGCTCCTTTTGTAGGGCGGTCGGCCTTTGCCCATAAGGGGGGTATCCATGTTTCTGCCGTGCAACGCAATCCCTTTACCTATGAGCATATTGCCCCGGAAGTAATTGGTAATGAGCGGCGCATTGTGGTGTCAGAACAGGCGGGCTTGAGCAACATATTGTCTAAGGCGGAGTTATTCGGCATTGCCCTGGATCGTCAAGATCCGGCCTGTCGCACCATCCTGGAAACATTAAAAGATCTGGAACAGCAGGGTTATCAATTTGAGGCGGCGGAGGCCAGCTTTGAATTGCTGATGCGCCAAGCTATGGACGATCGCCAACCCCTATTTTTAGTGCAGGGCTTCCAGGTACACTGTGACCTACTAACTCCGGCGGAAAATCCTGCTTATCACAATGCGTTAGCTACGGTGAAGGTGACCGTCAACGGGCAAAATATTTTGGAAGTGGCGGAAGGCAATGGCCCAGTTTCTGCATTGGATCAAGCTCTGCGAAAGGCTTTAACCCGTTTTTATCCCCAAATTGCCGATTTTCACCTCACCGACTACAAAGTGCGGATTCTAGATGGGGGTGCCGGTACCTCCGCCAAGACCCGCGTGCTAGTGGAATCCAGCAAGGGCGATCGCCGTTGGACTACGGTGGGGGTATCGGGCAATATCTTAGAAGCTTCCTATCAAGCGGTGGTGGAAGGCATCGAATATGGCCTCCGTTTGCTGACCTGCGGACTGACAGACCAAAAAGTGACCAGCACTTGATGGCACTGGGGATGGATTTCCCCCACCCATCAGAGTAAGTGGTTGATTATTCTCCCCCAAGGGTGAGGGGATAACGGGTGCGGCAGGATTCGAACCTGCGACCGTCCGCTTAGAAGGCGGATGCTCTATCCACTGAGCTACGCACCCAAGCAAGGCACTCAAGTTTATTCTCCCATATTTTTAGAGGCTGGAGTTTCACCGTTGCGGGAACGTCCCCAACCTTGTGTCAGAATGGTTAACGGCCGGATTTTGGCCATTGCCAGTGGAATGCTAGAACTTGGTTATCCTTGGTGGGGCTAATCTCCCCCTAGCCAAGTTTAATTCCTGGTTTAAAAGTTTTAATTATTTTTTATTATTGTCCCTTTGCCCATGACTGCCACCCTTGCCACTCCCAGCAAAACCCGCCGCGTTGTTTTTCCTTTTACGGCGATCGTTGGTCAAGATGAAATGAAGTTGGCCCTATTGCTCAATGTCATTGATCCCAAAATTGGCGGTGTGATGATCATGGGCGATCGGGGTACAGGAAAATCCACCACCATTAGGGCTTTGGCAGACTTGTTGCCGGAAATTGAAGTGGTGGCAAATGATCCCTTCAACTCTTCCCCCAGCGACCCAGAAATGATGAGTGAGGAGGTGCGGATCCGGGTGGATAACCAAGAGCCCCTTGCCATTGTCAAGAAGAAAGTCACCATGGTGGACCTACCCCTGGGGGCGACGGAAGACCGGGTATGCGGCACCATTGACATTGAAAAAGCGCTTTCGGAAGGGGTTAAAGCCTTTGAGCCTGGTTTATTAGCCAAAGCCAACCGGGGTATCTTATATGTGGACGAAGTCAATCTTTTAGACGATCACCTAGTGGATGTGCTGTTGGACTCCGCCGCTGGAGGATGGAACACGGTGGAGCGAGAAGGGATTTCCATTCGTCACCCGGCTCGGTTCGTTTTAGTTGGTTCCGGTAACCCAGAAGAAGGGGAATTGCGGCCCCAATTGTTGGATCGTTTTGGGATGCACGCTGAAATCCGCACTGTGCGTGAACCAGAATTGCGGGTAAAAATCGTCGAACAACGGACGGAATTTGACCAAAATCCCCAGCCTTTTTGCGACCATTATCAAACAGAACAGGAGGCGTTACAGGCAAAAATTGTTAACGCCCAGAATTTACTGCCCCAGGTGACCCTTGATTATGACTATCGAGTCAAAGTATCCGAAGTCTGTGCAGAATTGGATGTGGATGGATTGCGGGGAGATATTGTTACCAACCGAGCTGCTAAGGCGATCGCCGCTTTTGAAGGTCGCACTGAGGTGACAGTGGATGACATTAGCCGGGTAATTGTACTTTGTTTGCGCCATCGTTTACGCAAGGATCCTCTAGAATCCATTGATTCTGGCAGTAAGGTGGAAAAGGTATTCAAACGAGTTTTCGGCATTGTTGATGAAGCTTAAAGCTCATTGGCAAAGTTCTAAATTTGTCTTCCTAATTTATCCGCCAAACTTGAAAAATACAGGGGGAACTTTGTTTGATTTTCCCCTT containing:
- the cimA gene encoding citramalate synthase, which produces MTVCKNPLWLYDTTLRDGAQREGISLSLTDKLTIARRLDQLGIPFIEGGWPGANPKDVQFFWQLQEEPLEQAEIVAFCSTRRPHKAVETDKMLQAILSAGTRWVTIFGKSWDLHVLEGLQTSLAENLAMISDTIAYLRSQGRRVIYDAEHWFDGYQANPDYALATLATAQQAGAEWLVMCDTNGGTLPRQISEITTKVRQGLGLDAQCDHQPRLGIHAHNDSGTAVANSLMAVEAGATMVQGTINGYGERCGNANLCTLIPNLQLKLHFDCIEPKKLVNLTSTSRLISEIVNLAPDDHAPFVGRSAFAHKGGIHVSAVQRNPFTYEHIAPEVIGNERRIVVSEQAGLSNILSKAELFGIALDRQDPACRTILETLKDLEQQGYQFEAAEASFELLMRQAMDDRQPLFLVQGFQVHCDLLTPAENPAYHNALATVKVTVNGQNILEVAEGNGPVSALDQALRKALTRFYPQIADFHLTDYKVRILDGGAGTSAKTRVLVESSKGDRRWTTVGVSGNILEASYQAVVEGIEYGLRLLTCGLTDQKVTST
- the bchI gene encoding magnesium chelatase ATPase subunit I, with product MTATLATPSKTRRVVFPFTAIVGQDEMKLALLLNVIDPKIGGVMIMGDRGTGKSTTIRALADLLPEIEVVANDPFNSSPSDPEMMSEEVRIRVDNQEPLAIVKKKVTMVDLPLGATEDRVCGTIDIEKALSEGVKAFEPGLLAKANRGILYVDEVNLLDDHLVDVLLDSAAGGWNTVEREGISIRHPARFVLVGSGNPEEGELRPQLLDRFGMHAEIRTVREPELRVKIVEQRTEFDQNPQPFCDHYQTEQEALQAKIVNAQNLLPQVTLDYDYRVKVSEVCAELDVDGLRGDIVTNRAAKAIAAFEGRTEVTVDDISRVIVLCLRHRLRKDPLESIDSGSKVEKVFKRVFGIVDEA